In one Brienomyrus brachyistius isolate T26 chromosome 5, BBRACH_0.4, whole genome shotgun sequence genomic region, the following are encoded:
- the grap2a gene encoding GRB2-related adapter protein 2a produces MEATGKFDFSATAEDELSFRKGEVLKILGTNDDWYKAEMNGREGFVPRNYIELRIPSWYQENATRHSAEETLISREVGAFLIRGSQSSPGDFSISVRHETDVQHFKVMKDNKGNYFLWAEKFTSLNKLMEFYKTTSITKHGCIYLSEGGQQPRNQSRSAESLREPAPRHQSDAIAHTPNQTLQVRALYDFKAEEEDELGFHAGDLIEVLNRSDASWWKGKLRGKVGLFPTNYVEPL; encoded by the exons atggaagccaccggaaagtTTGACTTCAGCGCCACCGCCGAGGACGAGCTCAGCTTCCGCAAAGGAGAGGTTCTCAAG ATCTTAGGCACCAATGATGACTGGTACAAAGCAGAGATGAATGGCAGAGAAGGGTTTGTGCCAAGAAATTACATCGAGCTCCGGATCCCCAG CTGGTACCAGGAGAATGCCACGCGACACTCGGCGGAGGAGACGCTCATATCTCGGGAGGTGGGGGCCTTTCTGATCCGCGGCAGCCAGAGTTCCCCGGGGGATTTTTCCATCTCTGTCAG GCATGAGACCGACGTCCAACATTTCAAAGTGATGAAGGACAACAAGGGGAACTACTTCCTGTGGGCAGAGAAGTTCACCTCCCTCAACAAGCTGATGGAGTTCTACAAGACGACCTCCATCACAAAGCATGGGTGTATCTACCTGAGCGAAGGTGGCCAGCAG CCAAGAAACCAAAGCAGAAGTGCAGAATCGCTGAGAGAGCCAGCTCCCCGTCACCAGTCAGACGCCATCGCACACACACCG AACCAGACTTTACAGGTGCGAGCTCTGTATGACTTCAAAGCAGAGGAAGAAGACGAGCTTGGTTTCCATGCTGGGGACCTCATCGAAGTTCTGAACCGCTCTGACGCCTCCTGGTGGAAGGGGAAACTGCGCGGGAAAGTTGGCCTCTTTCCCACCAACTATGTCGAACCCCTCTGA
- the LOC125742003 gene encoding protein FAM83F-like has translation MAESQLLCMDDNTVNENITENKPQFYYSEGQRAALEKLLQDGDGAFKDRLQDDGVKDFLCAREIKLIRETFREYEEDRTEKRERAGSKAERSTYWPELSDTAVPPLDIGWSDGGKYKGMTRVNVYTHPPKEREPFIKEVVRKLIQESRKLLAVVMDLLTDLHILQDLLDAASKRRVSVYIVLDARGVPHFLDMCTRLQISAMHLQNLRVRTLEGFGMALTQGKLPGSLCNKYMLVDGDKVMFGSYSFTWSSSRLNRTMITLMTGQVVDFYDQDFRELYAVSEELDLYREFHISKPSMSMSNRSTLNRRPPSVMSTTRFQVSLGDPRQINPRVPAHKYHNPKYLLAVGGSLSHLGHTNDAIKGEEQPEIKGSELVLQKFLQSNEEPEDLTPPPDETPTPLPELKKASRKTEESFTKKHRTSLKFSLKKGRQNSVANNVNSPSGSSSAVEGAITMEKRPGPQGPEQKLPSKGKARKLSQNSTSLQAATSTEDDGSKEQKQSSKRQCAVS, from the exons ATGGCCGAATCCCAGCTACTTTGCATGGACGATAATACAGTGAATGAAAATATAACAGAGAACAAGCCGCAGTTTTATTATAGCGAGGGTCAGCGGGCGGCACTAGAGAAACTCCTGCAGGACGGGGACGGCGCCTTCAAGGACCGGCTCCAGGATGACGGCGTGAAGGACTTTCTGTGCGCCCGGGAGATCAAACTGATCCGGGAAACTTTCCGGGAGTATGAAGAGGATCGGACGGAGAAGCGGGAGCGGGCTGGGTCTAAAGCAGAGCGGTCCACCTACTGGCCCGAGCTTTCGGACACCGCGGTGCCGCCCCTAGACATCGGGTGGTCGGACGGCGGCAAGTATAAAGGCATGACTCGAGTCAATGTCTACACTCATCCCCCGAAGGAGAGGGAGCCTTTTATCAAGGAGGTGGTCCGCAAACTGATCCAGGAGTCCCGAAAg CTGTTGGCAGTGGTCATGGACCTTCTCACGGACCTGCACATCCTGCAGGACCTGCTGGACGCAGCATCCAAGCGCAGGGTCTCGGTTTACATCGTGCTGGATGCCAGGGGGGTGCCACACTTCCTGGATATGTGCACCCGGCTGCAGATCAGCGCTATGCACCTACAG AACCTCCGTGTGCGGACGTTGGAAGGCTTTGGGATGGCCTTGACCCAGGGGAAGCTCCCCGGCTCTCTGTGCAATAAGTACATGCTGGTGGACGGGGACAAGGTCATGTTCGGATCCTACAG CTTCACTTGGAGCTCGTCGCGGCTGAACCGGACCATGATCACGCTGATGACGGGACAGGTGGTGGACTTCTATGACCAGGATTTCCGGGAGCTGTACGCCGTCTCTGAGGAATTGGACCTTTACCGGGAGTTCCATATCTCCAAGCCCTCCATGTCCATGTCCAACCGCTCCACTCTGAATCGCAGGCCCCCATCTGTGATGTCCACTACCCGCTTCCAGGTGAGCCTCGGGGATCCCCGGCAGATCAATCCCCGGGTTCCTGCTCACAAGTACCACAATCCCAAGTACTTGCTTGCGGTGGGGGGTTCTCTGAGCCATTTGGGGCACACCAACGACGCCATTAAAGGAGAGGAGCAGCCTGAAATCAAAGGCTCCGAGTTGGTCCTTCAGAAATTCCTACAGTCCAACGAAGAGCCAGAAGATCTCACCCCACCCCCCGATGAAACCCCCACACCTCTGCCAGAGCTTAAAAAGGCTTCCAGGAAGACCGAGGAGTCCTTTACCAAAAAGCACCGCACCTCCTTAAAGTTCAGCCTCAAAAAAGGTCGTCAAAACTCTGTAGCCAACAACGTGAACTCACCCTCGGGGTCCTCCTCAGCCGTAGAGGGCGCCATAACAATGGAGAAGAGACCTGGTCCACAGGGGCCCGAGCAGAAACTGCCGTCCAAGGGCAAAGCCCGGAAACTGAGCCaaaacagcacatctctgcaggCAGCTACCTCTACCGAAGATGACG GGTCGAAGGAACAGAAGCAGTCCTCAAAGAGGCAGTGTGCAGTGTCCTGA